The genomic region ACAATTCAGAGCATATTTTGTCCATTTCCAGACACACCCCACTCAAAAAAGCCAGCACATATCTGTTCATCCTTCACGTTCCATTCTCACACCCAAAACTCAAGTCCAGCTGTGCTTGATGCGCTCCACTTCAACTCCACACAACTCCCACTACTCCTATTTCTATGCAGCCCATCCTCTTCCGTAAACAGTGTTGAAGGTTTAATTAAAAGAAGCTGACATTAATATAACATCAAGTTAGCTCCACTGTGAGTGGCAATTCAATTTATCCGGTGTGTGGTTTAAGCATGCGGACAGTACATGCACATCTACTGTATATGAATTTACATGAGGAGGCTGGTGGCACTATATTACCTCTGCCAGATGCATAAACTGTGATTAGTTTTCACATAGCTATATGCATGTTTAATTACTGCTCATTCATTATGAGCTTGGAATATGACAAATGCCCCAATCACAGAGCCCCCTGCCATCCGACAAacatgaagaggagaagagaaagatCGTGGTTCACAGCCACACAATTGCTGGAGCATAAGAGGCGTTGTGTTGGCGTAATGTTTTTGCATAATCACCACCGCCTGCGTGGTAGCACAGGCAACATATTAGTCAAAGGGAACAACAAACACTGTCTGCTTGGAACCGAGGCTGTGAGTGTGTTGAGATATGTGTTAATCTGTCAGCCAGTGTGCTCGAAGCATACTAAAGCTATTGTCATGGGATGTGGCGCTGAACAGGTCAGAATCTTCGCTCTTTCTTTTAATGTAGTTCCAaagattttgaaaaaaaaagagtcagaacacaggaaatataCATTTGAAATTGAAAGTGGGTTTTCTTGTTGGGGGAGGAAAAAAGCCACCATATTTAAAGGGTTGGTGTTTAAGAGTGTGTAGAAGTTGATCCAGATTACAATCTGGCTCCATCCGATTTTGGCTGGCTGTCACTAATCAGCAATGGTAGAGCGCTGAGTTTGGTTTTGGACGGCCTGAATTAAAGGGGACTGTTGAACTCCACCGACTGCCTGTCAATGATTTTTGGTAAACATGAGTGTGTTCACAACAGAGCGTATGGAATCTATTATAAAGTGCATTCATAGAAAACATCCAACAGTGGGTGGGGTCACAGAGAGCGAAGGGGTCAGAGAAAGAGCATTGAGGGTTTAAATCAATGAAGGAGGGGGAAATGAGAAACAGGTAGAGGATGCTGTGTGGTGTAAGATAATCTAAAGCTATCTGATAGCattaacaggaaaaaaaaacgaatGCAAGAATCCTCCTTTGGCCCCAGCCACAGATTACAGGGTTTGCATGTGGAAGCTATTATATAATTCATTCTCTATGATGAGATTTCCCTCCATTGCTGGTTTCCTTGCTaccccccctccatctcccGCGCTCTGTCCCTGCACTGGCAGgtttctcttttaatttattgaggCGATGTCTGAGTGTTTGGTGACTTTCTAATCATTTCATCCCCGTCTGGAACTAATTCGTCTTCAACTGCATTTTGACATCTTCCTTTAGTACTAGTTTACTTTAAAATGCTCTACTCTGTGGCGCGTGTTCGTGCGCTTGTGCAAACGTACGCACGTTTAGCGCGATCCTCTCTCACGCCATATTGTTAATCAGATTCTGGAGAGGATTAACTCTGCCCTTTGACTCCTCGCCTTGTGCCGCACAAGACCGGTAAAGCTACTGTGCAGTTAGTAGATTTCCCTTCGCCAGGCTGACTGCCATCTAATGATTATCTGGCACTGTCTACGGTGAAGTGGTGCGGGTCTTCCCCTTTTTGCGGGTCTTCTCCTTATTTGCGGGTCTTCCCCAGGGATCCAGACTCCAATCGGAGTGGCATCCTGGAACAGACATATTAGCGTTCTTTCGAGTAAATGAAGTAGATTGATTGGAAGTAAACTAAAGTGCAGCCATCAAATTATTTTGAAGGTAAATCTTAGCTGTTCCACCTTCAGCACTTTCTTCCAAGGAGCTAGTTGAAGGTGGGACTGCTGTCTACTGACGTCACAGTTAGATGTGGAAACACTCTGTGTCTATTCAGTCTTGTGAAGGTTTAGAGAGTTAAATCCCTCTCTTTATAAATGCCTGATAACACTGTATGTTTGTGGCGAAACCTGCAGCATCATTCTAGCCCATCAGCACCGCCTCCAAAGCCCTTTTAATTTATATCAAGTGGACAAAAAAGCCATAAATCCAACATAAATGTAATGAGGTTAGGTTGTAAAGGTCTGCATAATATTTCCAGATTTATAAAAAGGAATATTATGTTTCTGACCTTTATATAGATGGGATTAGGATTATTATCACTGGCAACGACTAATCAGAGATCTTCAAACAGAATTGGGTTTGAACTCTCTCATATCTGTAGAGTCGACGTGTAAAGCAGCGATCAATCAGCAGATTAACAACAATGTCCAGACATTTGTAGTATGCATCATGAGATAGTCAACATGCTCACGTATACTTTGTTTACTGAACCTTTATTTTACCAGGTAAACGACTTctcatttacaacatttatacTGCAAAAAGGCATTCTGTCTGGAGTGCTTCTTGACAGAGCCTAAAAATAAATGAGAGATGAGAAAGGAAGTACAAGAACAAAgagatagaaacacacacaaagtttaCGGATGTGCAAAGTGGGCACATCTAAGAGCGAATTAAAATAAACCCAATTTAAGCAAAAAATAACCTCCCATGATCTCACCTCACAGAAATAGCATCTAATTTGCAAACAAGGTCCTGCTGATACCAGAGCACCAGTGTTGAATTTGTTGCTATTCTGAGGAAACTAATTACTCTGAATGATTGTGTGTGAGCGTTTGAAGTCTGATCAgaggttaccatggtaactggACATCAATGATTTTTGCCCACTTTAGTTAATGTGCACATTTCCATAAAGAGTGTGCCGAGTTATGTCAGAGAGTTTAGAGGGAAAATGTCAGCAAACTGAAATACCCTCCGATGCTCTTCAGAGAATGgaaggattttgtttttagagaactaatctgaagggggggggataaataatAAACAGGGAGAGGATTCTTCCTCCTTGATGAAGACTCAGTTCCAACTTCAGTGAGTCTAATCAGAGGTTGTCATCATGACTGGGCCTAACGATGCAGAAGATGCCAAAATTAGACAGGATGTGTCACCTCATATCTTTTACCTTTTTAAACACccttgtaacacacacacaaatacacacacacacacacacgcacacacacacacacacactcacactgcaTCTTAAATTACACATGAGAAGCAGATTTATGAACACTGAAGACACATCAAGGCTCCTCTCATAACTGTTCTTCTTCTGGAGTGTTTACTCTGGCTGACGGATGGGATATGgagcattcttcttctctggttctTATCAGAGGGAACAGTGACTTAACAGTGACACAATGTTCCTCCCCATCCCTGGTGCAGCTGTAttctcctgtctcctcctctgggcCTCCTCTCTCACTTCTCTCTTCTGTTTAAGGAGTTCAGGGAGCTTCCTGAAACTTCCTCAACTCTCAACCTCTATTCAGAcgttgttattttttattagaattGTAAACTTGCCATCTGTATTTCCCTCggaatgttttcctttttaagtACAGATTGAAAAGTTTGATTCATTCTCATAATTTTACtttgatatttaaatatgtaatgGTGATGatacagattattattattattattattattaaggtcTAGGCATGTTGGCACTAAGTGGTGAAGGTGAACTCTCTGCAATGTTCTCTATTACGTCTGCATCTTTACATTTCCTCCCCACAAGCCTTTTATTCTCAGAATTGTTCATCATTTCATCAGATAACAGATATTTTAGTTACCTGGTAAAGTACTTGTCAGTTAGGTTGCtatcaaatacaaatacacaacagacGTATTTGTACCATCATGTCTGCCTAATTCGAACTATAAGCCATCGTTCTTTTGTGGAACAGTTTGTATTCAAAATGAGTATTTTAGGCTTGGcgttccttcaaaataaagaacataaaaGCCGTATTTCTCATGGAAACTTTCCCGATCTCTGTCAGTGAAACATCAGATTAGCATAACCgcattacatttattacatttgcaAGAATGTTGACTGGCCCTTCAGGCTTTTATGCACTAATTAAGCACAATGAACGTTTAACTCCGCATATTTCAGTGTCCATTTTAAGTTCTATGACAGACCTCCAATTTAAAACCATCCTTTCCTGACTCTAACACACATTATATTTATGTTATTCatcttttcatgttttcttgTACTTCAGTGGAACCTCTGCTGGGAATGATATCTCAGGAAATCCCCGTCCGTCTTTCATTATTAACTTCCTttatctctttctttctccttcaggaTCCTGCTAACAGTAGTGGTGATCTTCCGTATCCTGATTGTGGCCATCGTTGGGGAGACCGTGTACGAGGATGAGCAGACCATGTTCATCTGCAACACTCTGCAGCCCGGCTGCAACCAGGCCTGCTACGACAAGGCCTTCCCCATTTCCCACATCCGTTACTGGGTCTTCCAGATCATTCTGGTGTGCACACCCAGCCTCTGCTTCATCACCTACTCTGTCCACCAATCGGCCAAGCAGAAAGACCGGCGCTACTCATTTCTCTATCCTATAATGGAAAGGGACTTTGGGGGGATGGGAAGGGACGGAGCGCGGAAGCTACGCAACATTAATGGGATTCTAGTTCAGCATGGTGGAGATGGTGGCGGAGGGAAGGAAGAGCCCGACTGCCTCGAGGTGAAGGAAATCCCCAATGCCCCGCGGGGCCTCACCCACGGGAAGAGCTCCAAAGTTCGTCGACAAGAAGGGATCTCCCGCTTTTACATCATCCAGGTGGTGTTCAGAAACGCACTGGAGATCGGCTTCTTGGCTGGCCAATACTTCCTTTATGGCTTCAGTGTGCCTGGGATCTTTGAGTGCGATCGCTACCCGtgtctgaaggaggtggagtgCTACGTGTCCCGCCCCACGGAGAAAACGGTTTTCCTGGTGTTCATGTTTGCGGTGAGCGGCATCTGTGTGGTGCTCAACCTGGCCGAGCTCAACCATCTGGGCTGGCGTAAGATCAAGGCCGCCATCAGGGGTGTCCAGGCCCGAAGGAAGTCTATCTGTGAGATCAGGAAGAAAGACATGGCGCATCTGTCCCAGCCTCCCAACCTGGGACGCACGCAGTCCAGCGAATCAGCCTACGTCTGACAGTGAAGAGGAGACAAATGTGTTGCATGGAGGCGTGAATgaattatgattttatttttaatgaggaTGGTGTGGAGGTCAACAAGATGACCCCTCTGTGATGTGTAAAGGAACAGAATGTAGAAATACCAAATCTGGAGCTCTATCTATGGcttaaaggaaaagaaagacatgaagaagaagagagaataCAAAAAATGGTTCAGCAAACAAACACCATGCACACGAGGATATCACGGCTGCCATTTTATACTCTTGTCTTTTTTAACTAATTAACTTCTCCTCTCCCGTCATTTCTTTCACTGTGAGGAATGAAATCCTtaaggggggaggagaggggaaagTCTGCAGAGGCTGTTTTGTATACTTTGGGGGACACTGGAAGACGACAGAGGCGTTTGATGCATCCTACGGTGCTTTTTTTCTGGACTGTGTCAGCCTCAATGAACACGGGACGACATGTCAAGGGATGGAACGGGGAGGATGAGAAGCAACAGCTTTTAAAGAGGAACGGAAGAACTGTCAAAGGGCCGTGGTGTGCTCTGGAGAATGAAAGCAAGCGTTTGTCACACGTCACATTTTGGGAAGAAATCCtaggatggagagaaaaacgGAGACTTAAAGTGGAACGAAGCTGAGAGGGAAAGAATTGCTTCTGAACACTGTCAGCTTCACCTCTGCTGGAACATCAGGAGCCAAAGCCAAGAGAAAAAGACTGACGGTGTTTATGTTTGGCCTCTTGGCAAAAGACAActctaacacaaacacagctaGTACCATAAACACGTCTTCTCTTGCCTCTCTCCTATCTCTGCTCCGTGGTTGGCAGCTACAAAGCCCGTGGGCTTCGGACGACGGTGACGCCCTCGCCGCTCTCCTTCGTAAAACTTTGGAGATGAACTAATGAGCATGTGGATGAACAGCGTGAAAATGTTAGCCTCTCCTGAAGCACAAACCAAACTTCCCCGAAGGAGAACACAAGGAGGAAAGGGGAAAGAATCTGAGCTTGTGGAGGAGGGAAATAGATCACTTTATTACaacattttttataaaatatatcaTTAGAAGTTCCAGTTATGTTGAGAAAGCAATGGTGCCATTCTTAagatatttaattattattgaaAAGTTATATAGATTTTATCTTGGTAATATTATTTATCCATTTAGAATATATCcaaatagatttatttatctttgcaGGGGGGTTTGGTCGGGACATTGTGTCACtgtgttttcaaatgttttaactgtctgtgttttattttattttattttatttttctctagTTAAAAGCATTTCTCACTGATGGAACTTAAATTTGAACACGGACCGGGGGGGTAATGCGTTTTTGAGCATTACTTTAAAATGTACTGAGGCTGTGCAGCTGTACGGGAAGCATCTTtgcggctgttttttttttttttaaatgcgcTCAGAATGAAGAGCGCTGCAGCCGATGCACACAACATCAAAGTGTTTTCCACACAGAGCCTTTTATCAAAAATCAGCTGCATAGCTTCAGGCATCTGAGGCCTGAAGGCCATTTGAAAAAAAGGCATGTTTACATGACATAATGTTTCTTGAGTGATCAAGCTGTGTGACTGACGAGTCGTTCCTCTCTAGGGACAGTGGTGTGTTTGAATATCGGTagtttttattctgcatttctcTCTTGATTGGACATGCATGCCTTCGTAAGAGAAAAGAATGACGTAAAAGAAAAACGGTAAAGATGACAGACAGTGGTGCACCTTGATAATACAGACGAGTGGGAGAGTGGCAGACTGTGGGAACTCGTGATAAACAGGGAGCCGTCAATGCAAGCCTGTGAAACCAGACATATAGGGACAGAACATTTCAGTAGCTGACGCGAGCACAAATACTGAGAGATACAGGTCCAGCATGGGGTGAATATCTAGAGAATATCTAGAGGATTCAAGCGTTAACATCAGTTTAACTGCTGCAGAGACCTGAGACCGATCTGTCCCAATGTTCCACCAGAGATCTGGGTTTAAGCCATGACATGCAGGCGCGCCAACCGCCTCTTAACTACCACTGCAAACCGAACGGCCTTATGTAGCTCTACTCAGCTTTAGCTTAGCACTGccatgaaagccccccccccccccccccccccccccccagcaatgaATGCTTATGATGATACACATTATTGAAATATAAAAGATCTGGCATGAATTTCTGAATTTACTGTAAATTTGTTTCCTTCTTATTCAAATTCAGCCACTAGATTACATCAATATTTGTTGAACATTGCAAAGGATTCATTCATCATCTTTGtcaccgctttgtccgttaccgggtcgagGGTCGTGTCGTTGCCTATCACAGCAGTCAATggccgagaggcagggtacaccctggacaagccgccagatcatcgcagggccacacacagacagacaatcagctacacacacacacactcacgcacaatttagcgtaaccaattcgcctaatttgcatgtttttgaaggtgggaggaagaatccagagagaacccacgcagacacggggagaacgtgcaaacaaAGACAGGCCCCAAGTctgatttgaacctgtgaccttttaCCACTGCGCGACCGGAAaaggatttatttcattttttaatcgTTCCCAGTTTTCCTAACTTGCCTACATTGGTTATTAGACTGAGGGTGAATAGAAGGTTGTAGCAGCACAATTTAAAAAGCTTTATGTGCCCTTCATGATATTTCAGTCATGTTTGAACTTTAGAAAGTTagagaaaattaaaatacaccTGACTGCAAACACTGATCATCTGGTGTAACCTTTATCACATCCCTTCAGCAGATGAATAATATTGACATTCTTTATTTCCTCTATTCTCATAGTTATATtatactatatatattatagttattatgttttttttttagcagaatttAATCACCTCTGATAATAACTTGAGATAAAAGTCTAACAAATGATCCCATGTAAGAACCACTAATATGTTACATGTGTGACCAGTGTCAAAGAAAAATGTTCCTCCATTCAGTCCTAATGTCATAATCTCTGTGACTCTTACAGGTGATTATCCCCAGGTTTAAATGTCTCAGAGAATTCCTGAAGGGCTCAATGGGATCGGCGCACTCTACTGTACTGCTGCAAAGGACAAATACACTGATGACATGTGCCAGGATGCCTAATAATAGAGATTGAGTCATGGCTTCTCTCAGATGCTGAGACCTTGTGCTCCTACCA from Brachionichthys hirsutus isolate HB-005 chromosome 11, CSIRO-AGI_Bhir_v1, whole genome shotgun sequence harbors:
- the LOC137901491 gene encoding gap junction delta-2 protein; its protein translation is MGEWTILERLLEAAVQQHSTMIGRILLTVVVIFRILIVAIVGETVYEDEQTMFICNTLQPGCNQACYDKAFPISHIRYWVFQIILVCTPSLCFITYSVHQSAKQKDRRYSFLYPIMERDFGGMGRDGARKLRNINGILVQHGGDGGGGKEEPDCLEVKEIPNAPRGLTHGKSSKVRRQEGISRFYIIQVVFRNALEIGFLAGQYFLYGFSVPGIFECDRYPCLKEVECYVSRPTEKTVFLVFMFAVSGICVVLNLAELNHLGWRKIKAAIRGVQARRKSICEIRKKDMAHLSQPPNLGRTQSSESAYV